Proteins co-encoded in one Streptomyces sp. JH34 genomic window:
- the kynU gene encoding kynureninase, whose protein sequence is MSDFKERAEALDSADGLAALRELFTLDDSVYLDGNSLGALPRHVPARMQDVITREWGSLRIRSWDESGWWTAPERIGDRIAPLVGAGAGQIVVGDSTSVNVFKAVVAASRLAGDGRDEILVDATTFPTDGYIAGSAARMTGRRVVPVDPADVRGALGPRTAVVLLNHVDFRTGRLHDLPGLTAAVHEAGALAVWDLCHSAGALPVGLDEHGVDLAVGCTYKYLNGGPGSPAYLYVAERHQAVFDSPLPGWTSHADPFAMASGYAPADGSVRGRVGTPDILSMLALEAALDVWDGVSVDAVRAKSLALTDFFLECVAAYVPEGRVTPVTPAAHAERGSQVSLLCEDADETEAVMRALIERGVVGDLRRPDVLRFGFTPLYVGFADAERAARILAEVLAV, encoded by the coding sequence ATGTCTGACTTCAAGGAGCGCGCCGAGGCGCTCGACTCCGCCGACGGCCTCGCCGCACTGCGCGAGCTGTTCACCCTCGACGACTCCGTCTATCTCGACGGCAACTCGCTGGGCGCGCTGCCCCGCCACGTCCCCGCGCGCATGCAGGACGTCATCACCCGTGAGTGGGGCTCCCTGCGCATCCGCTCCTGGGACGAGAGCGGCTGGTGGACCGCGCCCGAGCGGATCGGCGACCGGATCGCCCCGCTGGTCGGTGCGGGTGCCGGACAGATCGTGGTGGGCGACTCCACCAGCGTCAACGTCTTCAAGGCCGTGGTGGCCGCGAGCCGCCTCGCGGGCGACGGCCGGGACGAGATCCTGGTCGACGCGACGACGTTCCCCACGGACGGGTACATCGCCGGGTCGGCAGCCCGGATGACGGGCCGGCGCGTCGTCCCTGTCGACCCGGCCGATGTGCGAGGCGCGCTCGGCCCCCGTACGGCGGTCGTGCTCCTGAACCACGTCGACTTCCGTACGGGCAGGCTGCATGACCTGCCCGGTCTCACCGCCGCCGTCCACGAGGCGGGTGCGCTCGCCGTCTGGGACCTGTGCCACAGCGCCGGTGCCCTGCCGGTGGGCCTCGACGAGCACGGCGTCGACCTGGCCGTCGGCTGCACGTACAAGTACCTCAACGGCGGCCCCGGCTCGCCCGCCTACCTGTACGTCGCCGAGCGCCACCAGGCGGTGTTCGACTCGCCTCTGCCCGGATGGACCTCGCACGCCGACCCGTTCGCGATGGCCTCCGGGTACGCCCCCGCGGACGGGTCCGTACGGGGCCGGGTCGGCACCCCGGACATCCTGTCCATGCTGGCCCTGGAGGCGGCGCTGGACGTCTGGGACGGGGTGTCGGTGGACGCCGTGCGGGCCAAGTCCCTGGCGCTGACGGACTTCTTCCTGGAGTGCGTCGCCGCCTACGTCCCCGAGGGCCGGGTCACGCCGGTCACCCCGGCGGCCCACGCGGAGCGCGGCAGCCAGGTCTCGCTGCTGTGCGAGGACGCGGACGAGACGGAAGCGGTGATGCGCGCGCTCATCGAGCGCGGTGTGGTCGGAGACCTGCGCCGGCCGGACGTCCTGCGCTTCGGCTTCACCCCGCTGTACGTCGGTTTCGCCGACGCGGAACGGGCGGCGCGGATCCTCGCCGAGGTGCTGGCGGTCTGA
- a CDS encoding alpha/beta hydrolase → MSDSAARGRDAAETESAFSHPVVAPDGSAAYGSHPDQVIDFFAPRDGRTGVPLVVLLHGGAWRAPYDRQHVSPFADFLARRGFAVASVEYRRGGEFPRQGTTGPVAGRWPETFDDVAAAMDALPALAARELPAADPRKTVVTGHSAGGQLALWAAARHVLPKGSPWRLPSAPALRGVVALAPIGDFASAVELDVCSGALHQLLGADDFEARSAHVDPALLLPTGIATAVVQGVEDTTVPQAVTEAFVDAAAKAGEMVGLTLLDGVGHFPLIDPAADACAVVAEEIAQLAW, encoded by the coding sequence ATGTCGGATTCTGCCGCGCGTGGCCGCGACGCCGCCGAGACCGAGTCGGCGTTCTCGCATCCGGTGGTCGCTCCCGACGGGTCCGCGGCCTACGGGAGCCACCCCGACCAGGTGATCGACTTCTTCGCGCCGAGGGACGGCCGGACCGGCGTGCCGCTCGTGGTGCTCCTGCACGGCGGGGCCTGGCGGGCGCCGTACGACCGGCAGCACGTGTCGCCGTTCGCCGACTTCCTCGCGCGGCGCGGCTTCGCCGTGGCCAGCGTCGAGTACCGGCGCGGCGGTGAGTTTCCCCGGCAGGGCACGACGGGCCCGGTCGCGGGGCGATGGCCCGAGACCTTCGACGACGTGGCTGCGGCGATGGACGCCCTGCCGGCACTGGCCGCCCGGGAGCTGCCGGCGGCGGATCCGCGCAAGACCGTGGTCACCGGGCACTCGGCGGGTGGGCAGCTCGCCCTGTGGGCGGCCGCCCGGCACGTCCTGCCGAAGGGTTCCCCGTGGCGGCTGCCCTCGGCACCCGCGCTGCGCGGGGTGGTCGCGCTGGCGCCGATCGGTGACTTCGCGAGCGCGGTGGAGCTGGACGTCTGCTCGGGCGCGCTGCACCAGCTCCTCGGCGCGGACGACTTCGAGGCGCGGAGCGCGCACGTCGATCCGGCTCTGCTGCTGCCGACCGGGATCGCCACGGCCGTCGTCCAGGGCGTGGAGGACACCACGGTCCCGCAGGCCGTCACGGAGGCGTTCGTGGACGCCGCCGCGAAGGCAGGCGAGATGGTGGGCCTGACGCTGCTGGACGGGGTCGGCCACTTCCCGCTGATCGATCCGGCGGCGGACGCCTGCGCGGTGGTGGCCGAGGAGATCGCCCAGCTGGCCTGGTAG
- a CDS encoding histidine kinase encodes MTETKTQSPERRAAAAAIDSLRQDLFHDVFDYRPLDPLGTGGPVVRRLPAPFRKGAVWFPHAVVGMVALISLLEGVFAANDYSPFGIATLITAFLPAGTLLMTLVRPVLAFWVSIVSTPVVAMVGSGDWPWQPSAFACHLGVLVVVAARTRPRTAAWMWLITLFVGSLLGNMGPGFSNTAPMAVTSAFALLLVAMVQVRREAQHEVTVQRTVTAVERDRRTLLEERTTIARELHDVVAHHMSVVAIQAEAAPYRVENPPPELEQAFVTIRENAVAALTELRRVLGVVRAEDYEAPDAPQPTLAEIDRLLDNVRETGLETEKTVTGAVRVLPQGVELSAYRIVQEALSNTLRHAPGAAAKVEIGYVLGGLGVRVVNGPPRGLVKPSPGAGHGITGMRERVAMLNGEMTAGATGDGGYEVAVFLPVPAERERAEAGEGA; translated from the coding sequence GTGACCGAGACCAAGACCCAGAGCCCGGAGCGCCGGGCAGCCGCGGCGGCGATAGACAGCCTTCGGCAGGACCTGTTCCACGACGTCTTCGACTACCGCCCGCTGGACCCGCTGGGCACGGGCGGGCCAGTGGTCCGACGCCTCCCGGCGCCCTTCCGCAAGGGCGCCGTCTGGTTCCCGCACGCGGTGGTGGGCATGGTCGCGCTGATCTCGCTGCTGGAGGGCGTCTTCGCCGCGAACGACTACTCGCCGTTCGGCATCGCGACCCTCATCACCGCGTTCCTCCCGGCCGGCACGCTGCTGATGACGCTGGTCCGCCCCGTCCTCGCGTTCTGGGTGTCGATCGTGTCGACCCCGGTGGTGGCGATGGTGGGCAGCGGCGACTGGCCGTGGCAGCCGAGCGCCTTCGCCTGCCACCTGGGTGTGCTGGTCGTCGTCGCGGCGAGGACCCGGCCGCGTACAGCCGCCTGGATGTGGCTGATCACCCTGTTCGTCGGGAGTCTCCTCGGGAACATGGGCCCCGGCTTCTCCAACACCGCGCCGATGGCCGTCACCTCCGCCTTCGCCCTGCTCCTCGTCGCCATGGTGCAGGTGCGCCGCGAGGCACAGCACGAGGTCACCGTGCAGCGCACCGTCACCGCCGTCGAGCGCGACCGTCGGACGCTCCTGGAGGAGCGCACCACCATCGCCCGAGAGCTGCACGACGTCGTCGCGCACCACATGTCGGTCGTCGCGATCCAGGCGGAGGCGGCCCCGTACCGGGTGGAGAATCCGCCGCCCGAGCTGGAGCAGGCCTTCGTCACCATCCGGGAGAACGCCGTGGCCGCGCTCACCGAGCTGCGCCGGGTGCTCGGCGTCGTACGGGCGGAGGACTACGAGGCGCCCGACGCCCCGCAGCCCACGCTCGCCGAGATCGACCGGCTGCTGGACAACGTCCGGGAGACCGGACTGGAGACGGAGAAGACGGTCACCGGTGCGGTGCGGGTGCTGCCTCAGGGCGTCGAACTGTCCGCGTACCGGATCGTCCAGGAGGCGCTGAGCAACACCCTCCGGCACGCCCCCGGCGCCGCGGCCAAGGTGGAGATCGGCTACGTGCTGGGCGGACTCGGGGTACGGGTCGTCAACGGCCCCCCGCGGGGGCTGGTCAAGCCGTCGCCGGGCGCCGGGCACGGGATCACGGGGATGCGGGAGCGGGTCGCGATGCTGAACGGCGAGATGACGGCCGGGGCGACCGGGGACGGCGGCTACGAGGTCGCCGTGTTCCTCCCGGTGCCGGCGGAGCGGGAGCGGGCCGAGGCCGGTGAGGGAGCATGA
- a CDS encoding response regulator transcription factor: protein MSEASIRVLIVDDQAMVREGFSVLLNAMPGIEVVGEAVDGRQAVSQVAALRPDVVLMDIRMPELNGIEATREIVAADAEAKVLVLTTFDLDEYVYQALRAGASGFLLKDASARQLADGVRVVASGEALLAPTVTRRLITEFSKIAEAPRPPAMARIGDLTERETEVLVLIAQGLSNLEIASHLVVAESTIKTHVSRILVKLGLRDRTQAAVFAYEARLVTPG, encoded by the coding sequence ATGAGCGAAGCGTCCATCCGGGTCCTGATCGTCGACGACCAGGCGATGGTCCGCGAGGGTTTCTCGGTGCTGCTCAACGCGATGCCCGGCATCGAGGTCGTCGGTGAGGCCGTCGACGGCCGGCAGGCCGTCTCCCAGGTCGCGGCCCTGCGGCCCGACGTGGTGCTGATGGACATCCGCATGCCGGAGCTCAACGGCATCGAGGCGACCCGCGAGATCGTCGCCGCCGACGCGGAAGCCAAGGTGCTCGTCCTGACCACCTTCGACCTCGACGAGTACGTGTACCAGGCGCTGCGGGCCGGCGCCTCGGGCTTCCTGCTGAAGGACGCCTCGGCCCGGCAGCTCGCCGACGGCGTGCGGGTGGTGGCGTCCGGCGAGGCGCTGCTCGCCCCGACGGTGACCCGGCGGCTGATCACCGAGTTCTCGAAGATCGCCGAGGCGCCGCGGCCGCCCGCCATGGCCAGGATCGGTGACCTCACCGAGCGGGAGACGGAGGTGCTCGTACTGATCGCCCAGGGCCTGTCGAACCTGGAGATCGCCTCGCACCTGGTGGTCGCCGAGTCGACCATCAAGACCCACGTCAGCCGCATCCTGGTGAAGCTGGGGCTGCGGGACCGGACCCAGGCGGCCGTGTTCGCCTACGAGGCGCGGCTGGTCACGCCCGGGTAG
- a CDS encoding cytochrome P450, which yields MHVSFDPWSPAFVADPYPAYAALRATGRAHYFEPTRQWLIPHYSDVSGLLRDRRLGRTYLHRFSHDEFGVTAPPAAHEPFHTLNGQGILDLEAPDHTRIRRLVAKAFTPRRVEALVPTVERLAAGLVDDFVAAGGGDLLSAVAEPLPVAVIAEMLGVPEADRGLLRPWSAAICGMFELNPTEETARAAVQASVEFSAYLRELIAARRADPGADLISGLIAAHDEEDRLTEQEIISTCVLLLNAGHEATVNATVNSWWMLFRHPEQLASLRGDHALLPTAVEELLRYDTPVPMFARWVLDDIEIDGTVIPRGSQVALLFASANRDPERFADAETLDLSRQDNPHISFGAGIHYCLGAPLARIELAASFGELLRKAPGMRLAAEPEWNPGYVIRGLRELRVEI from the coding sequence ATGCACGTGTCCTTCGACCCCTGGTCCCCGGCGTTCGTCGCCGACCCGTACCCCGCCTACGCCGCGCTCCGCGCCACGGGCAGGGCGCACTACTTCGAGCCGACCCGGCAGTGGCTGATCCCGCACTACTCCGACGTGTCCGGGCTGCTGCGCGACCGGCGGCTGGGGCGGACGTACCTGCACCGCTTCAGCCACGACGAGTTCGGCGTCACCGCCCCGCCCGCCGCCCACGAGCCGTTCCACACGCTCAACGGACAGGGGATCCTCGACCTGGAGGCCCCGGACCACACCCGGATCCGGCGGCTGGTCGCCAAGGCGTTCACCCCCCGCCGGGTCGAGGCGCTCGTCCCGACCGTGGAGCGGCTGGCGGCCGGGCTCGTCGACGACTTCGTCGCGGCGGGCGGCGGCGACCTGCTGAGCGCGGTCGCCGAGCCGCTGCCGGTGGCCGTCATCGCCGAGATGCTGGGTGTGCCGGAGGCCGACCGGGGGCTGCTGCGGCCGTGGTCGGCGGCGATCTGCGGGATGTTCGAACTGAACCCGACGGAGGAGACCGCTCGGGCCGCCGTCCAGGCGTCGGTCGAGTTCTCCGCCTATCTGCGCGAACTGATCGCGGCCCGGCGCGCGGATCCGGGAGCGGACCTGATCTCCGGGCTGATCGCCGCCCACGACGAGGAGGACCGGCTGACCGAGCAGGAGATCATCTCCACCTGCGTACTCCTGCTCAACGCCGGTCACGAGGCCACCGTCAACGCCACGGTCAACAGCTGGTGGATGCTCTTCCGGCACCCGGAGCAGCTGGCGTCCCTGCGCGGCGACCACGCTCTGCTGCCGACCGCCGTGGAGGAACTGCTGCGCTACGACACCCCGGTGCCCATGTTCGCGCGCTGGGTCCTGGACGACATCGAGATCGACGGCACCGTCATTCCGCGCGGCTCGCAGGTCGCGCTGCTCTTCGCGTCGGCCAACCGTGACCCGGAGCGCTTCGCCGACGCGGAGACCCTGGACCTGTCCCGGCAGGACAACCCGCACATCTCGTTCGGCGCGGGCATCCATTACTGCCTGGGCGCGCCTCTGGCCCGCATCGAACTCGCCGCTTCGTTCGGCGAGTTGCTTCGCAAGGCGCCCGGGATGCGGCTGGCGGCGGAGCCGGAGTGGAATCCGGGGTACGTGATCCGGGGCCTGCGGGAGCTACGCGTCGAGATCTGA
- a CDS encoding MarR family transcriptional regulator has protein sequence MTGGSGEPGATGGAGRDEDAVARFVERFAAEMTEAGMQRMAARVFASLLAADDGSMTSAELGEQLRISPAAVSGAVNYLSQVRMVGRERDPGSRRDRYRLHDEIWYATFADRDQVLTRWERTLREGARSLGQDTPAGARLVETAEFFEFMQAELVGVLDRWRESRRTSG, from the coding sequence ATGACCGGCGGGAGCGGTGAGCCCGGAGCGACGGGAGGGGCCGGCCGCGACGAGGACGCGGTGGCACGCTTCGTCGAGCGCTTCGCGGCCGAGATGACGGAGGCCGGGATGCAGCGGATGGCCGCGCGTGTCTTCGCGTCGCTCCTCGCCGCCGACGACGGCTCCATGACCTCGGCGGAGCTCGGCGAGCAGCTCAGGATCAGCCCGGCCGCGGTGTCGGGGGCGGTCAACTACCTCAGCCAGGTCAGGATGGTCGGCCGGGAACGGGACCCGGGGTCACGCAGGGACCGCTATCGCCTGCACGACGAGATCTGGTACGCCACCTTCGCCGACCGCGACCAGGTGCTGACGCGCTGGGAGCGCACGCTGAGGGAGGGCGCACGTTCCCTCGGCCAGGACACCCCGGCCGGGGCGCGGCTCGTGGAGACGGCGGAGTTCTTCGAGTTCATGCAGGCCGAACTGGTCGGCGTCCTGGACCGGTGGCGCGAGAGCCGCAGGACGTCGGGCTGA
- a CDS encoding diacylglycerol kinase gives MSAAEPPGDGDHQLLVLIDPLARRFDGESVRIAKDVLSAGAHAKICFADGPDEFARALSRRGSRRPVVVGDDHALLRAVSQLHRERELAGSALSLIPVGAAHSLELSYALGVPRGAVAAARTALDGTRRRLDLLVDDSDGVVLGELRIPAAAPSPGPPHTVWDTCRTLVASLVRPAPPSSAGPSRSHRLRVEADGVLLNDLDQPVEGLSVAAQGDGGLADVVVRTASGETHTAEAKAVTVSGPDFRYRADIQVAGPVRTRTWTVHADAWGLVLPAEDA, from the coding sequence GTGTCGGCTGCAGAGCCCCCCGGCGACGGCGACCACCAGCTACTCGTGCTCATCGACCCCCTTGCCCGCCGCTTCGACGGGGAGTCCGTGCGCATCGCGAAGGACGTCCTGAGCGCGGGCGCCCACGCCAAGATCTGCTTCGCGGACGGCCCCGACGAGTTCGCCAGGGCCCTGTCCCGGCGCGGCTCCAGACGTCCGGTCGTGGTCGGCGACGACCACGCTCTGCTGCGTGCCGTGTCCCAGCTCCACCGGGAGCGGGAGCTGGCCGGCAGCGCGCTCTCCCTGATCCCGGTCGGCGCGGCGCACAGCCTCGAACTCAGCTACGCCCTCGGCGTGCCCCGGGGCGCGGTCGCGGCCGCGCGCACCGCGCTCGACGGGACCCGCCGGCGGCTGGACCTGCTCGTCGACGACAGTGACGGAGTGGTCCTCGGCGAGCTGCGCATACCGGCCGCCGCACCCTCTCCCGGCCCGCCCCACACGGTCTGGGACACCTGCCGCACCCTGGTGGCCTCGCTGGTCCGGCCCGCCCCGCCCTCGTCCGCCGGCCCTTCCCGGTCCCACCGGCTGCGGGTGGAGGCGGACGGGGTCCTGCTGAACGACCTCGACCAGCCGGTCGAGGGGCTCTCGGTGGCCGCCCAGGGCGACGGCGGGCTGGCGGACGTGGTGGTCCGCACGGCCTCCGGCGAGACGCACACGGCCGAGGCCAAGGCGGTCACGGTCTCCGGGCCGGACTTCCGCTACCGCGCGGACATACAGGTGGCGGGCCCCGTCAGGACCCGCACCTGGACCGTGCACGCGGACGCCTGGGGTCTGGTACTCCCGGCGGAGGACGCCTGA